The following proteins are co-located in the Pochonia chlamydosporia 170 chromosome 6, whole genome shotgun sequence genome:
- a CDS encoding eukaryotic aspartyl protease domain-containing protein, with protein sequence MKPRCAVFGLLAILPSVHAGFLFGEKKTEDDLVIPEGTVLVPLRMVNNMTAYAIDLQIGTPPQNVTALLSTMDDIEYSVQSPSNPACKEGFCSQFGSYNHTLSSTANYSGPGFNGSGGTGSFVTDQLCLGGLGGKCLKEARFGVIEKPSSNRPITRQQAGTIGLGTHCETANCTSISTIVDQLYKEKLIKTRSYSMFLGEGKENNTAPWYEKGHILFGGIDIAKRYHPTVVRSLQNSTRHVDSPQRFHVKSLQIKTIWFRPWPLHMFPLGGVEFTIDPTSTRWTLPKVLKDSLYKRWNAKEPDENGRVEVNCGPRFKDGGRYVKINFGVGVGGKDEEMIVIPNKAILKDSNKKCWADLDVGEEGGVWGQPFLRSVYLTINYDNMTMEMSRIHTARLFPPFPDLITIE encoded by the coding sequence ATGAAGCCCAGGTGTGCGGTTTTCGGCCTTTTGGCCATCCTGCCATCTGTTCATGCAGGCTTTCTTTTCGGAGAAAAGAAGACGGAAGACGATTTAGTCATCCCCGAGGGCACAGTTCTCGTCCCTCTCCGAATGGTGAACAACATGACCGCATACGCCATCGACCTACAAATTGGGACACCTCCTCAGAACGTGACCGCGCTCCTAAGCACGATGGACGACATTGAGTATTCGGTTCAGTCGCCTTCCAATCCCGCCTGCAAAGAAGGCTTCTGTAGCCAGTTTGGCAGCTACAACCACACATTGTCCTCCACAGCAAATTACTCCGGGCCAGGGTTCAACGGTTCCGGCGGCACGGGCAGCTTCGTCACCGACCAGCTCTGCCTCGGGGGCCTCGGGGGCAAATGTCTAAAAGAAGCCCGGTTCGGCGTCATTGAAAAGCCCTCTTCTAATCGCCCGATTACACGCCAGCAAGCAGGCACTATCGGGTTAGGAACCCATTGCGAGACGGCCAATTGTACCTCAATCTCCACCATAGTCGACCAGCTCTACAaggagaagctcatcaagacGCGATCATACAGCATGTTCCTCGGCGAAGGCAAAGAAAACAACACAGCTCCCTGGTACGAAAAAGGCCACATCCTCTTTGGCGGCATAGACATAGCCAAGAGATACCACCCCACCGTTGTACGATCATTGCAAAATTCCACGCGCCATGTCGACAGCCCCCAGCGCTTCCACGTCAAGAGTCTCCAAATCAAGACCATCTGGTTCCGCCCCTGGCCGCTGCACATGTTCCCCCTCGGCGGCGTCGAATTCACCATTGACCCTACCTCGACGCGCTGGACCCTGCCCAAGGTATTGAAGGACAGTCTTTACAAGCGGTGGAACGCGAAGGAGCCggatgagaatggcagaGTTGAGGTGAACTGCGGCCCGAGATTCAAAGACGGCGGGAGGTACGTGAAAATCAACTTTGGTGTCGGCGTGGGCGGCAAGGATGAAGAGATGATTGTCATTCCGAACAAGGCTATTCTCAAGGACAGCAATAAGAAGTGCTGGGCTgatttggatgttggtgAGGAGGGCGGCGTTTGGGGCCAGCCGTTTTTGCGGTCGGTCTATCTGACCATCAACTATGACAACATGACGATGGAGATGTCGAGGATTCACACCGCTAGGCTATTTCCTCCGTTTCCGGATTTGATTACCATTGAATAA